One stretch of Geoalkalibacter ferrihydriticus DSM 17813 DNA includes these proteins:
- a CDS encoding VTT domain-containing protein, which produces MDPGRNCLKTARASRVAFLIDGADYFSAFRAAAMQAQRSIYIVGWDIHSSTRLAPEDEPEDGLPAALGDFLNALVKQSKELEVHVLAWDFAMIYALDREFLPLYRPAWSSHRRVHFKLDANHPTGGSHHQKIVVIDDTLAFVGGLDLTTKRWDTSEHRPGDPRRVTPQNESYNPFHDLEMLVEGDVAREIGSVVRKRWRDSGARPPQALPGETNGDLWPESIEAAARDVEVAIALTQPAFNNNLALQQIKQLYLDAIANAQRFIYIENQYLTSAEIVNALVDRLSQADGPEIIILSRSGGGGWLEEMTMSVLRARLLKKLRAADNQQRLGAFYPHHKGFSEGEKIDLHSKLMIIDDRFVQIGSANLANRSMGYDSECDLAFEAQTEAQTEAIRALRRRLLSEHLGTEAQRLAEQEQQKNSLLAVIESLRGGERTLERLPDEIDEDVDDLVPEADLLDPEQPIDPNRLAGEMLPPDHRRFAESRLSLVTALIVGISVLVMLWHWTPLDQWLHLENLREVAETIRSNDLAPLLVAGGFLLAAFGLLPVMLLVVATVAIFGPWLGLAYSWVGLLLGALIGLALGRLLPRDLTRRLAGKRLNRVSRRLTQGGLRAILAVRLVPIAPFPVVNLVAGASRVRVRHFFLGTLIGTLPGLIALILVADRIRAVIHQRDLVNFSLLGATLLLVVIGALVIFRWLKRLDFLEKGRRDEG; this is translated from the coding sequence TGCAGGCACAGCGTTCCATCTATATTGTCGGCTGGGACATTCACAGCAGCACTCGCCTCGCACCCGAGGATGAACCCGAAGACGGCCTTCCCGCAGCCCTGGGTGATTTTCTCAATGCGCTGGTCAAGCAGAGCAAAGAACTTGAAGTCCATGTATTGGCCTGGGACTTCGCCATGATCTATGCCCTTGACCGCGAGTTTCTTCCACTTTATCGCCCGGCCTGGTCATCTCATCGCCGCGTTCACTTCAAGCTCGATGCCAATCACCCAACCGGCGGCTCGCATCATCAGAAAATCGTTGTCATCGATGACACCCTGGCTTTTGTCGGCGGACTTGATCTGACCACTAAACGCTGGGACACCTCGGAGCACCGCCCTGGTGATCCGCGCCGCGTCACGCCCCAAAACGAATCCTACAACCCTTTTCATGATCTGGAAATGCTGGTTGAGGGAGACGTTGCGCGGGAAATCGGTAGCGTGGTGCGCAAGCGCTGGCGCGACAGCGGCGCTCGGCCTCCCCAAGCTCTCCCCGGTGAAACAAATGGAGATCTCTGGCCTGAAAGTATCGAAGCCGCCGCCCGGGACGTCGAAGTGGCTATCGCCCTCACCCAACCCGCCTTTAACAACAACCTTGCTCTTCAGCAAATCAAACAACTCTATCTCGATGCCATCGCGAACGCGCAGCGCTTCATCTATATCGAGAACCAATATCTGACCAGCGCTGAAATTGTGAACGCGCTTGTCGACCGTCTGAGCCAAGCTGATGGACCTGAAATCATCATTCTATCCCGTAGTGGTGGCGGCGGTTGGCTGGAAGAGATGACCATGAGCGTGTTGCGTGCCCGCCTGCTCAAGAAACTGCGCGCCGCTGACAATCAGCAGCGGCTCGGCGCCTTCTATCCTCACCACAAAGGGTTCAGTGAAGGCGAAAAAATAGATTTGCACAGCAAACTGATGATTATCGACGATCGATTTGTGCAAATCGGTTCTGCCAATTTGGCCAACCGATCCATGGGATACGATTCCGAGTGTGACCTCGCTTTTGAAGCACAAACCGAGGCGCAAACCGAGGCGATCCGCGCCCTGCGGCGCCGCTTGCTCAGTGAACATCTGGGCACCGAAGCGCAACGCCTGGCAGAACAGGAACAGCAAAAGAATTCGCTGCTTGCGGTCATCGAGAGTCTGCGCGGCGGCGAACGTACCCTTGAGCGGCTTCCGGACGAAATCGATGAAGACGTCGACGACCTGGTCCCCGAGGCTGATTTGCTGGATCCCGAACAGCCCATCGACCCCAACCGCCTTGCCGGCGAGATGCTGCCTCCCGACCATCGCCGCTTCGCTGAATCAAGGCTCTCTCTTGTGACTGCCTTGATCGTGGGGATCTCGGTTCTGGTCATGCTGTGGCATTGGACCCCCCTCGATCAATGGCTTCACCTGGAAAACCTGAGAGAAGTCGCCGAGACCATTCGCTCCAACGATCTGGCGCCGCTGCTGGTTGCGGGAGGTTTTCTTTTGGCGGCTTTTGGGCTGTTGCCGGTCATGCTGCTGGTCGTTGCGACTGTCGCCATTTTCGGACCTTGGCTCGGTTTGGCCTACTCCTGGGTCGGGCTTTTACTGGGGGCTCTTATCGGCTTGGCGCTTGGGCGGCTTTTGCCGCGTGATCTGACACGCCGTCTGGCGGGCAAGCGTCTCAATCGGGTCAGTCGCCGTCTTACCCAGGGTGGCCTGCGGGCAATCCTTGCCGTGCGGTTGGTCCCGATCGCACCTTTTCCGGTGGTCAACCTGGTGGCGGGCGCTTCGCGGGTGAGGGTAAGGCATTTTTTCCTCGGCACCCTTATAGGCACTCTGCCTGGTTTAATCGCTCTAATTCTGGTGGCCGACCGCATCAGGGCGGTTATCCACCAAAGAGATCTTGTGAATTTCAGCCTATTGGGCGCGACGTTACTGTTGGTGGTCATTGGGGCACTGGTGATATTTCGGTGGCTCAAACGTCTGGATTTTTTGGAGAAAGGCAGGCGTGACGAGGGCTGA
- a CDS encoding thiol-disulfide oxidoreductase DCC family protein, which translates to MPDKPLFPLLIFYDGGCSVCAREVEHYLRRDRDDHLIGVDISDPDFDPGPYHISLKDFMYELHAIDAQGRVYRGVEAFWAIWQAFPASTLFGLLGTFITLPLINPLARLGYKGFANIRPYLPKRKPHCSSGSCRIGKDHDQV; encoded by the coding sequence ATGCCGGACAAACCCTTATTTCCGTTGCTGATTTTCTATGACGGTGGCTGTTCGGTCTGTGCACGGGAGGTTGAGCATTATCTGCGCCGGGACCGCGACGATCACCTGATCGGCGTTGACATCAGCGACCCGGACTTTGATCCGGGCCCTTACCACATCTCCCTGAAAGATTTTATGTACGAGCTGCACGCCATCGACGCGCAGGGCCGGGTGTATCGTGGGGTTGAGGCCTTCTGGGCGATCTGGCAGGCTTTCCCCGCCTCGACCCTGTTCGGCCTGCTTGGCACATTCATCACCTTGCCTCTGATCAATCCACTGGCCCGTCTTGGTTACAAGGGCTTTGCCAACATCCGGCCCTACCTTCCCAAGCGAAAGCCTCATTGCAGTTCAGGTTCGTGCCGTATCGGCAAGGATCATGATCAAGTGTAA
- the xthA gene encoding exodeoxyribonuclease III codes for MKFISFNVNGLRSRLHQLKAVIDKHQPDIIGLQETKVQDADFPVQAIEDLGYQVAYHGQKTHYGVALLSLQAPTEVRFGFPGDGEEAQKRFISARFALPSGKTLEVINGYFPQGENRDHPIKFPAKRRFYADLQRYLQEEGDPDAPLVVMGDFNIAPVDGDIGIGPENAKRWLRTGKTSFLPEEREWFSALQEWGLRDSFRELHPEISDRFSWFDYRSRGFEDDPKRGLRIDLVLVSRPLLNACGAAGIDYDIRAMDKPSDHCPVWVEIDVE; via the coding sequence ATGAAATTTATTTCGTTCAACGTCAACGGACTGCGTTCGCGCCTGCATCAGCTCAAAGCTGTCATCGACAAGCATCAACCCGACATCATCGGTTTGCAGGAAACCAAGGTTCAGGATGCCGATTTCCCAGTTCAGGCCATTGAGGATCTGGGTTATCAGGTTGCCTATCACGGCCAGAAAACCCATTACGGCGTGGCTCTTCTTTCGCTGCAGGCGCCGACCGAGGTGCGCTTCGGCTTTCCCGGTGATGGTGAAGAGGCGCAAAAGCGCTTCATCAGTGCGCGCTTCGCCTTGCCTTCGGGAAAAACCCTGGAGGTGATCAACGGCTATTTTCCTCAGGGAGAGAACCGCGATCATCCAATCAAATTTCCTGCCAAGCGGCGCTTTTATGCTGACCTGCAGCGATATCTGCAGGAAGAAGGCGATCCGGATGCGCCGTTGGTGGTCATGGGCGATTTCAACATCGCACCAGTTGACGGCGACATCGGCATCGGCCCCGAGAACGCCAAGCGCTGGCTTCGCACTGGTAAAACCAGCTTCCTGCCGGAAGAGCGCGAATGGTTTTCCGCCCTGCAGGAATGGGGGCTGCGAGACAGTTTTCGGGAATTGCATCCCGAAATCTCGGATCGGTTCAGCTGGTTTGATTATCGCAGCCGAGGGTTTGAGGATGACCCCAAACGCGGCCTGCGCATCGACCTGGTTCTGGTGAGCAGGCCGTTGCTCAATGCGTGCGGTGCGGCGGGCATTGATTACGATATCCGCGCCATGGACAAACCATCGGATCATTGCCCGGTTTGGGTGGAGATCGACGTGGAGTAG
- a CDS encoding DUF3617 domain-containing protein, with translation MRSKLAIVFACAAVLFGSQVFAQNLKIDSGLWEHTLSMTSQSGQMEEMMREARRQLDSLPPEQRQMMEQMMAAQGISIGADESSFRVCLSEEEIARGELHLAEENCTQEVLERSGNTIRVRFTCDDEPPSHGEGEVTIVSRKEYIGNAVINTTIEGRPEVIDIDQRARWISSDCGNLQPVGR, from the coding sequence ATGAGATCCAAACTCGCGATCGTGTTTGCTTGCGCGGCAGTTCTGTTTGGCTCCCAGGTTTTTGCGCAAAACCTGAAAATCGATTCCGGGCTGTGGGAGCACACCCTGAGCATGACCAGTCAGAGCGGACAGATGGAAGAGATGATGCGTGAGGCGCGGCGGCAACTGGATTCTTTGCCGCCGGAACAACGGCAGATGATGGAACAGATGATGGCCGCTCAGGGAATCAGTATCGGGGCGGATGAAAGCAGCTTTCGCGTTTGTCTCAGCGAAGAAGAGATTGCCCGTGGCGAATTGCATCTGGCCGAAGAAAACTGTACTCAGGAAGTTCTCGAGCGTTCAGGAAACACCATTCGCGTACGTTTTACCTGTGACGATGAGCCGCCCTCGCACGGTGAAGGCGAGGTGACGATTGTCAGCCGCAAGGAATACATCGGCAACGCGGTTATCAATACGACAATAGAAGGCAGGCCGGAAGTGATCGATATCGACCAGAGGGCACGCTGGATCTCCTCCGATTGCGGAAATCTCCAGCCTGTCGGGCGTTAG
- a CDS encoding YchJ family protein: MSSCPCGSAKEYAVCCEPIITGKKTAETAEQVMRARYTAHVKVEVDFLFESTHPDYREGYDHKGTRTWAESSDWYGLEILNTVQGGPGDEDGEVEFITRFRDKDGKRTHHERGQFKRKENQWLFTEGIMVKPQPLTSNKVGRNDPCSCGSGLKYKKCCAK; encoded by the coding sequence ATGAGCAGTTGTCCCTGCGGGAGCGCAAAAGAGTATGCCGTCTGTTGTGAGCCGATCATCACCGGAAAGAAAACCGCCGAGACCGCCGAGCAGGTCATGCGGGCACGCTACACGGCCCATGTAAAAGTCGAAGTTGATTTTCTGTTTGAGAGCACCCACCCTGACTACCGCGAGGGCTATGATCATAAAGGGACCCGGACCTGGGCGGAAAGTTCCGACTGGTACGGTCTGGAAATTCTCAACACCGTCCAGGGCGGCCCAGGTGACGAAGACGGTGAAGTCGAGTTCATTACCCGCTTTCGCGACAAGGACGGCAAGCGCACCCATCATGAACGCGGACAGTTTAAACGCAAGGAAAATCAGTGGCTGTTCACAGAGGGGATTATGGTCAAGCCCCAGCCGCTGACCTCAAACAAAGTCGGCCGCAACGACCCCTGTAGCTGCGGCAGCGGACTCAAATACAAAAAATGCTGCGCGAAATGA
- a CDS encoding YaiI/YqxD family protein has product MTIWIDADACPRAVKDIVFRAAERLQLKVCLVANKGLAKHHTHLISSVVVPGDPDEADKYIAQHATACDLVITADIPLAAKVVAKGTVAIDPRGTLYTGDNVGERLSSRDLMQSLRDEGMVQGGPGPFGSADRQRFASALDRTLTRMLRE; this is encoded by the coding sequence GTGACGATATGGATCGACGCCGATGCCTGCCCGCGCGCGGTCAAAGACATCGTCTTTCGGGCCGCAGAGCGCTTACAGCTCAAGGTTTGCCTGGTGGCCAACAAGGGTCTTGCCAAGCACCATACCCACCTGATTTCCTCAGTCGTGGTTCCCGGCGATCCTGACGAAGCGGACAAGTACATCGCTCAGCATGCCACAGCTTGCGATCTCGTGATCACTGCCGACATCCCTCTGGCCGCCAAGGTTGTCGCCAAGGGGACTGTGGCGATTGATCCGCGTGGCACCCTCTACACCGGCGACAATGTTGGCGAGCGACTCTCCTCGCGCGATCTCATGCAGAGCTTGCGCGATGAAGGAATGGTACAGGGTGGCCCTGGCCCGTTCGGATCCGCAGACCGCCAGCGCTTCGCCTCCGCCCTGGATCGCACACTCACACGCATGCTGCGCGAATGA
- a CDS encoding CDGSH iron-sulfur domain-containing protein, with product MSKNMPDGGMPIALTLDPGTYFRCTCGKSQNLPFCDESHSSTGQLPITFKIKKRQKVYLCGCGSSGDQPYCDGSCGVSPAGRE from the coding sequence ATGTCCAAGAACATGCCCGACGGCGGGATGCCCATCGCGTTGACCCTTGACCCGGGCACCTATTTTCGATGCACCTGCGGAAAGTCGCAAAACCTTCCATTCTGCGACGAATCACACAGCAGTACCGGCCAGTTGCCGATCACTTTTAAAATCAAGAAACGCCAGAAAGTCTATCTCTGCGGCTGTGGCTCGAGCGGGGACCAACCTTATTGCGATGGAAGCTGCGGAGTATCGCCGGCGGGAAGAGAATAA